From the genome of Gavia stellata isolate bGavSte3 chromosome 3, bGavSte3.hap2, whole genome shotgun sequence, one region includes:
- the MYC gene encoding myc proto-oncogene protein: MPLSAGFPSKNYDYDYDSVQPYFYFEEEEENFYLAAQQRGSELQPPAPSEDIWKKFELLPTPPLSPSRRSSLAAASCFPSTADQLEIVTELLGGDMVNQSFICDPDDESFVKSIIIQDCMWSGFSAAAKLEKVVSEKLASYQAARREGGPAARPGPPPAGPPPPGLAASPAASAGLYLHDLGAAAADCIDPSVVFPYPLSERAPRAGPPGASPASLLGDDTPPTTSSDSEEEQEEDEEIDVVTLAEANESESSTESSTDTSEEHSKPHHSPLVLKRCHVNIHQHNYAAPPSTKVEYPAAKRLKLDSGRVLKQISNNRKCSSPRTSDSEENDKRRTHNVLERQRRNELKLSFFALRDQIPEVANNEKAPKVVILKKATEYVLSIQSDEHRLIAEKEQLRRRREQLKHKLEQLRNSCA, from the exons ATGCCGCTCAGCGCCGGCTTCCCCAGCAAGAACTACGACTACGACTACGACTCGGTGCAGCCCTACTTCTACttcgaggaggaggaggagaacttcTACCTGGCGGCGCAGCAGCGGGGCAGCgagctgcagccccccgccccgtccgAGGACATCTGGAAGAAGTTTGAACTGCTGCCCACGCcgcccctctcccccagccgCCGCTCCAGCCTGGCCGCCGCCTCCTGCTTCCCCTCCACCGCCGACCAGCTGGAGATAGTGACCGAGCTCCTCGGGGGGGACATGGTCAACCAGAGCTTCATCTGCGACCCGGACGACGAGTCCTTCGTCAAGTCCATCATCATCCAGGACTGCATGTGGAGCGGCTTCTCCGCCGCCGCCAAGCTGGAGAAGGTGGTCTCCGAGAAGCTGGCCTCCTACCAGGCGGCCCGCCGGGAggggggccccgccgcccgccccggcccgccgcccgccgggccgccgccgcccggcctcgccgcctcccccgccgccTCGGCCGGCCTCTACCTGCACGACctgggcgccgccgccgccgactGCATCGACCCCTCGGTGGTCTTCCCCTACCCGCTCAGCGAGCGGGCCCCGCGGGCCGGACCGCCCGGCGCCAGCCCCGCGTCCCTGCTGGGCGACGACACGCCGCCCACGACCAGCAGCGACTCGG AGGAAGAAcaagaggaagatgaggaaatTGATGTCGTTACATTAGCTGAAGCAAATGAATCGGAATCCAGCACAGAGTCCAGCACAGACACATCAGAAGAGCACAGTAAGCCCCACCACAGCCCGCTGGTTCTCAAACGGTGTCACGTCAACATCCATCAGCACAATTACGCCGCTCCTCCCTCCACCAAGGTTGAATACCCAGCTGCAAAAAGGCTAAAGTTGGACAGTGGCAGAGTTCTCAAACAGATCAGCAATAACCGAAAATGCTCGAGTCCCCGCACGTCAGACTCAGAAGAGAACGATAAGAGGCGAACGCACAACGTCTTGGAGCGCCAGAGGAGAAATGAGCTGAAGCTGAGTTTCTTTGCCTTGCGTGACCAGATACCCGAGGTGGCCAACAACGAAAAGGCGCCCAAGGTTGTCATCctgaaaaaagcaacagagtACGTTCTCTCCATCCAGTCGGACGAACACAGACTGATCGCAGAGAAAGAGCAGTTGAGACGGAGGAGAGAACAGTTGAAACACAAACTCGAGCAGCTAAGGAACTCTTGTGCATAG